The Candidatus Hinthialibacter antarcticus genome has a segment encoding these proteins:
- a CDS encoding UbiX family flavin prenyltransferase, with amino-acid sequence MKVGLAITGASGTIIGLRVLEELAARQITVHLTISPNTVHVARLELGVDIDLETGHIQGFDDKFYEWIIYHHHTHVGAAPASGSYDLNAVAIVPCSMGTMGRLASGTSENLIGRMGDVALKERRPLILVPRETPYSTIQLQNMLTLSQNGAIILPASPGFYHRPQAVNDMVDFIVQRVLQHLGVEAKTLIGGGWGELDPISTKTHLRTGQDAD; translated from the coding sequence ATGAAGGTTGGATTGGCCATCACTGGAGCAAGCGGTACGATTATTGGATTGCGCGTGCTTGAAGAACTCGCGGCGCGGCAAATTACCGTCCATTTGACCATTTCTCCGAATACTGTACACGTCGCCCGCCTCGAACTGGGCGTCGATATTGACCTGGAAACCGGGCATATCCAGGGATTCGACGACAAATTTTACGAGTGGATCATCTATCATCATCACACTCACGTTGGCGCGGCGCCCGCTTCCGGTTCGTATGATTTGAACGCGGTCGCCATCGTGCCATGCAGCATGGGGACGATGGGGCGCCTGGCGTCGGGAACGTCGGAAAACCTGATCGGGCGCATGGGCGACGTCGCGCTGAAAGAGCGCCGCCCGCTGATCCTGGTTCCACGTGAAACCCCATACAGCACTATCCAATTGCAGAATATGTTGACCTTATCGCAGAACGGCGCCATCATCTTGCCGGCCAGCCCCGGGTTTTATCATCGCCCTCAAGCCGTGAACGACATGGTCGATTTTATCGTCCAGCGCGTGTTGCAACATCTCGGCGTTGAAGCCAAGACGCTGATCGGCGGAGGCTGGGGCGAACTCGACCCCATTTCAACCAAGACGCATTTGCGAACAGGTCAGGATGCTGATTAA